TGCATCAAAAGCTTGCTTCCATCCAAGCTTACACGTGCAAGTATAATTGGTACCCAAGGCCGAGGGCGCACATGTTCCTTGTCCACAAAACGCTTCTTTACAAGGATCGTCACCTACGCTTATATACAATCAAGTCAAACTCAAGCTTTACTTAAACACGGaatactaacttttttaacATGTCGATGCAAAAATGAAGAGCAGTTGAATTCAAAAGACTAAGCACATACCGAGTGTCCGAATGGGGAGAACGAGGACGATGAatgaaaagagttggaggaaaTGAGAGCCTCTCATAATTTTTGGTGCAATTGGAAATAGAGAGGAGaacaaaattatagtactatgaTTTGCTATTTGTTGTTTACATTTGAAGACGTAAGATTCTCATAACAATATATGATTTGCTATGTGAGCATAAAAGAATAATGGCATTGAGAATAAGTGCATTTATATGTTAAAGTTATGTAGAAATGTGCATAGTAAATTACGAATATTTTCCTCTTAACAATGTAAGATATTATTATATCGACAGAGATTGCGATGGGGCATTTTGTGATAAATCGAAAATCTCACTACCAAATGAATGAGTCGATTTTTCCCGCATTGTATATCACAAAATCAAATTTGGCTTTTCGTAATTACTTCAACTTATACGGCCGTTCGATTTTCGTTTTGTGAAAATATTACTATTGTGTGAATTAAAGTATTAGGGGatttctaaaaatataacaaCCAGATATTTGTAGTTACATAAGTAATCTTTTCACGAAATtcgatcattaaaatattttttatattaaaggagtatattttagtgcaagcatttaaataaatttgtatATTAGGCATTTATGTTTGTAAGTACATTCAAATGTATATTAGTCGATCATATTTATTATCAGAAATAATAGCCTAATATATTCAAGCGTTTggttaaaatctaaaaaaaaaccCAATATTTAAAGAACTGCATTTTTGCAGCCAACATTAgcctaatttaataaaaataatcccAGAGTTCCCCTAGTAAAAAATCCTTACAATATTGGGAATTTTTTTGACAATATTCAAAAGTCACAAATAAACTACAAGAGTAAAAAGACTCCCCAAGTTCTTGGAAGATGTTCcaactcaaaataaaaaattaaaaaaggtcACACAACACAGAAATTAGAGGAAATGCAGATCGATTTCTCGATACAAAGATCAATAAGATTTGTATCATTAGTAGATATGTTAAAAATACGAAGAACACGAGAACTTGAGAAGCTTCTCACCATAAACAAACAGCTCATTAAAATGCAGATACCTGAGGAATAAAAAGGCTTCGGGGCTAATTTTTGTATCGTCGCGTGATAGTAGTAAACCAAACAGACGAAGCACCGAGACCAACAAGAAGGATATCGGGAAAGAGACGAAGCGAAGAATTGTACCGAATATAACAGGAGACTCAGTTAAGCTGATCCAAAATCAGCAAACCACTTCTCATGTTTTTCAATATCAGCTGCTGAAACACTAGGCTGGACCTTGGTGATGGCTTCCAGAAAGTCACACATTGCAATCGGATCGTTTGAAATCTCATCCTTGGCCATGTTCTTGATCTCATCACGCGTCTTTCCTGCTATCTTGCGCCTCATTCCGTTCAATGAAGCATCACGACAAACATTTGTGAGATCGTCTCCACTGTATCCCTCTGTACGGCGGGCAACATCGTCAATATCTACATCTGGAGCCACCTGATGGTATTGGTTATGAGATCGGGAAATCCCAAAACAGCAGCATAAGTCCACATAAAAAAAACCAACGGGACAAAAGTACTTTTGGAAGTTATGATATTCCCTTGTCCATGAACTGATCAATATGATGTTACCTCCACAGTTTTCACATTTATCCGTATCAGCTCCTTGCGACTTTCAAAATTTGGTAAAGGGATGTAGATTCTTTTCTCCAACCGCCTCCTGCATTCATTGTGGAAAAATCAAGAGGTAAGTTAGGTAACTAGTAATGACTAAGTTTAAACAAATTAAACTctagatgaaaatgaaaacaaggCCTAACCTCAATGCTTCATCTATATCCCAGGGAAAATTTGTAGCTGCTAAAACCATCACAATCTTGCGTGTGCCGTCCTCATTGGTTGAGGAAGCGTTGACCCCATCTACCTGAACTAGGAGTTCAGACTTCACTCTCCTGGAAGATTCGTGTTCTCCAGAAGCTCTAGAAAAATGGGAAAAATTCATGAATCAGGGGGCTTGGCTCAGAACTTACAATTTGTGAGCCAACTATATCCTACGATGAACTCTATCTAGAAGTAACAATTCCCATGAAGACCTGCAGAATAAAGACTTTCCTCCCATTATAACTTAAGAGAGAAGTAATTTCTTCTTACCCACGAGAATTGCACAGAGAATCTATCTCATCTATAAATATGGTACTTGGAGCATGAGCTCTTGCCAGATCAAATAAACACCGAACCATTCTTTCACTTTCTCCACGCCATTTTGAAGCCAAGGTCGCAGAAGAAACATTGAAAAATGTTGTCCCGCATTCAGTTGCAACCGCTTTAGCAAGAAGAGTTTTTCCAGTACCTGGAGGGCCAAACATGAGGACACCTTTCCACGGCCTGCGAATTCCCTGGGACAACAGAACTTTTAGATCATATGATAGGCACTTAGTTTTCTGTAGATCTTAATCACTCTATCAAATAAACACAGGTTAACTGCTCTATCATTTAAAACACATGTAGCTAAGAAAGAACAGTACTCAGTTCTAACAGATGCCCACATTCAGCAACTTCAGAAAAACTAAGCAGTAAATAAGTGGATCACTCACTATTAAGATCTACTCTGGATTCCAGATCAAGTTAGACAAACAGACAAGAAACTAGAAAGATAAGCTAGCAACATATATTAAGAAAAAGTAAACTAGTTAGGTAGGTATGAGCATGGCTATATTGTAGGATCATTTATCTTCAACCAATATCAAATACCTGGAAATATTCAGGCATCCACAGAGGAAGCACCACAGCTTCCTCTAAAAGTCTTTTTGCTTCACTTAGGCCAGCCACATCATCCCATCTAACACCAGGACTGGAATCCAAGACATCCCTTTCAAGCATAGCTGCCAAGTCAGCATCAGGCCCTTCATACTGTACTTTTTTGGGTTTTCCCTCTTCAGCATCCCCATTCTAAATATTTACAAAGTTACGCAAATTACAAGGAGTATATGAATGGATGGTTGAATAAGAACAAACtgcaaaatattataataagcAGAGTTCATATTtagcaatttttaaaaataactttACAAAAAACAGGAAAACTCAATCTTGTATATGTCAAGCATTCTTATGATGTAAATTTTTCATCAAGCTTAGGAATGACAGCATTTTTTTATCTGTTACTTTATTGGAAAAGATAAACATAAAAGAACACCTATTATCATGAGCATCAAATTATTTCCTAAACTATACAGATCAGATTTAATATCCACATGAATACTCGAATATGCATAAAGTATTAAGCACAACCGTATCTAGTAATTACATCCGGAAGGAGAAATAAGCTTATTAGTTGTTAAAGGCCACACTTATCTCTATCTGTAGTTATATGGTCTCTTAAATGACAAACTATAACAGAGAAAAAGTTtccaaatatttatatttccaAGTCCTAGAGTTAACAAGCACACTGAAATATAACTACAGCTTCTAGCACTGTAACTTACTACGGAATCTGATTTCCCTGAGCCTGAGGTAGACTTGGCAGAGCCTTTCTTAACAGTAGTTGATGCTCGGACTCCAGTGTTGACCTTACTAGAAGCGCCTGTCCTACCTCCACGTGGAGCTGTTTTAGCTGCACCCCCACGAGCCCAAGTAGGATCTTGTGGTGACTTCCTCGTACCCACTTGACCGCTTCTTGCAGGTCTCCTACCTGTATGATCTCGACTAGGAGGCCTCCACACATCAGGGTCATCCATAGGGGCACCAGAAGACGTAGGGTACTCATCGAGTGGTTGGAAAACAAAAGATGATTTGGTCGAAATAGGAGGAGAACTAGGCCGTCTACCAACATGAACGTCCTTAAACGACCTTTTCTCAGCATCTAACTGCTTCACTACCTCTGTTTCTTCTGATATGGCTTTTTTCACATTCATCCATTTCGTACGAAGCAATGGGTCATCAACTGTATTCAAATGCCTAACACAAAAATCGACGATCTCAAATGACAATGCTGATTAAATCAGATTAATGAAACAGTTTTCAC
This sequence is a window from Salvia splendens isolate huo1 chromosome 5, SspV2, whole genome shotgun sequence. Protein-coding genes within it:
- the LOC121802437 gene encoding katanin p60 ATPase-containing subunit A1-like encodes the protein MVGASLAGLQDHVKLAREYAVEGLYDTAVIFFDGAIAQINKHLNTVDDPLLRTKWMNVKKAISEETEVVKQLDAEKRSFKDVHVGRRPSSPPISTKSSFVFQPLDEYPTSSGAPMDDPDVWRPPSRDHTGRRPARSGQVGTRKSPQDPTWARGGAAKTAPRGGRTGASSKVNTGVRASTTVKKGSAKSTSGSGKSDSVNGDAEEGKPKKVQYEGPDADLAAMLERDVLDSSPGVRWDDVAGLSEAKRLLEEAVVLPLWMPEYFQGIRRPWKGVLMFGPPGTGKTLLAKAVATECGTTFFNVSSATLASKWRGESERMVRCLFDLARAHAPSTIFIDEIDSLCNSRGASGEHESSRRVKSELLVQVDGVNASSTNEDGTRKIVMVLAATNFPWDIDEALRRRLEKRIYIPLPNFESRKELIRINVKTVEVAPDVDIDDVARRTEGYSGDDLTNVCRDASLNGMRRKIAGKTRDEIKNMAKDEISNDPIAMCDFLEAITKVQPSVSAADIEKHEKWFADFGSA